GATAGATGATCAGCGGCGATAACCCCGTCTCTTGCCAAGTTTCTGATTGTTCGGGGGTCATGCCTTCCCAAGTGACTTTCCATTCTTGGGGATCATCTAAGGCCCCTAAACTGAGACTATCCACTCCAGGGGTAAACATATAGCGCGATCGCGCAATAAACATGGTCATCGCTTCTGCGAGTCGCACCGTACGGCGCACATAATCTAAAAGATGATGCTCATTTAATGCCCCCAGTTCTATCAACTCTTGACCCTGATTTTTCGCTAACTGTGCTGGATGACCGCCATACGCCCAGTTAACATGAGGGCGACCAGCTAGAATATGAGGGCAGAACCAAGTTTCATCATGGAGTTGGGCATAAACGGCTTCTGGGCGTTGGGAATGAACAACATCACTAATATGATGCGCGATCGCGTCGGTATTAGGAACTAAATGATGATCTCGAATGGCAACAGGCTTATACAATTCCTCAACAATAGAAAAGCCCATTGGGGCATAAAAGATATCAATAAAGTCCTGTACCACTGGATTTTGCGACACCTCAAAGGTTTCTCCCAAAGTAAGCACTTCTGGACAAACGTTTCTCAACTCCGCCTTTAACTCCCGTAAAAACTGTTCGGCATAATTTTCGTCACGCTGACAATACTGCAAAATTAAACCATCAATATAATCAATCCGAATAATTTTCAGATGATAGGTTTTAATAAACGAGATAATTTTCTCAATTAACATCCGCCGAAGTTCAGGGATAGCAAGATTTAACATCCATGTGCCATAATCTCGAAATAAATAAGCCTCATAATCCACAAAGGTTGTATTGTCTAATCCCTCTACTTCATCCATCGATCCTGGAAACGGTTTCTTGACCTGGTGAGCAAAAATGAGATCAGGGATAATTTGAATATTCTCCTTGTAAAAGCGATCAACTAATTTTTTAAACTCTTGTGGCGACCCAATTTGCCAATCTAATTCCACAAAATTGTAAGTTAAATAATTATACTTTGGATTTAAACTGCTACGATTTGCCACAGAAGCCCCAACCGGAGCCATAATTTCATCAATTCCCAAGTCTGCTAAACACCCTGGAAGATCAGTTTTCAGGATACGACTTGCCAGAGATTGATTCACTAAATCTTCATCACGGTTATTCGGGGCGTATTTGCCATTTTTATAGCCAAATAGTAGCCCTTCGAGAGTGGTTTCTAGCAAGACACGACCCTGATTAATATTTGGTGGTTGATGTTGCCATTGATAAGTAAGACTAGGAACATAAATTTTTTCATAGCGGTTAGCAAGATTATTAAGGGGAACAATCGGTTGCCAATCTTGTCCTGATTTTTTATAGCGAAAGGTTACTTCTGTTCCTTCGGCAATATTTTCGAGTTGCAACCACCAAACGGGATGCTCTTGATCAGGGGGACTTAGTCTTTTCCACGTCCCATCAACATTCACTTCTACTGCAAAAGCTTCAGGATTTTTATCTCCTTCTGGCAAATACACTGCAAGATACAGATCCACTGTGCCATCGGAATAAACTTGCGTCACTTGCGAGAGATATTGAGGTGAGTAGCCACAAGCCCAATCTTGTGAATTTTCCAGATGACGTTCTTTTATAAATTTTGAAATTAGAGAACTAACATTAATTGCCATTTTTATCAAGTAAGGTATCGTTAAATTTGTTTTGTTAAGCTAATATGTGTATTATTAACGGTATGTTAAGTGTAATCAACCTAGCTATTATCAATCGATGTCAAGAAATTGCAACTTTTGATCAAGATTGATATTCCCAATTCTAAATTTGCTGTTATATAAATTACAAAGTATAATATATGGACTTTATTTCGCTTTGGCTAGCTTACCAACTGAGTGTTGTCTCGCCATCGTCTGATCTTGCTACAGATTCTAGCAAAGAGGAAGTACAGTTTGTTTTTAATGTGTCCTCTACGCAAGATAACCAAGCAGATAGTACAGGCAAAACCATTAAGTTCAATTTATCTCCAGAAGGGGAGTCAATAGAGGAAGGGGTTGTTGATGCGGCGCGATCGCTGCAACTTGCCTTTGAAAGTGATGGCTCTGGTTCTTTTTGGTCTGGCTTTTTTAATACCCTCAAACAGGGGGTTTTGCGAGTCATTGAAGCGGTACAACAATTAATTATCAATGTTCAAGAATCGGTGCAACCGAGTAGTAGTAGTGAAGAAACTACAGTTAAGGAAATAATCCCGAAAGAATCCTATGCGTTGCGCTATCTGGGAATTGAAGATATTAACCGTCTAACAGGGCTTTCTGCTACGGAAATTAATGATTTTGCCCCCATGGAGAAAAAGCCTGTGGTTAGCCCTGATGTCAAATCCCTACACTTAGCCTCAGTAGAAAAGTTAGAAAAAGAGCCAGAAAAAGATATCTTTGACCCCCAAGTTGGTACAAAATTTCATGAAGATGGTTCAGTGACCTTACGGGTTTTAGTGGGTAATGATTTTGAACGCCTCCATGTCATTGGAGACTTTAATAATTGGGGAGACACAGACAACTTAGCGGCTTATACCCTGCAACCTACGGAACAAAATCCTCATGTCCATGCTGTCACCCTTCCCCCTAATGACTATCATAAGAAACAATATCGCTTAGTGGATCAAGATGGAGAACAACGGGTGGATTTAGGGGCAACTTTACTTTCTACCCCTGCATTTAATGAGCGATTTTATGAAGATCAAAAGAGCCATGAATTAAATTCTGTGTTCTGGAATCCCACCCCTATTCCTGAAGAAGAACGCGCCCCCACGTTAGATTTACGCGGTAAGCAGTTAACCATTGCTGAAACCGATGTTCTCTCTTTGGCAATGAAATGGCAATGTCAAAATCCTGACTCTGACTTTTATGGGGATACGGGGGAAGAACACATCCCTCGCTTATACAATTTTGTCCGCGAGTGTGGACTCCCCGAAGCTATGGCAAAATTAGGCTATAACACCGTGGAGTTTATGCCTCTCGATACCCATGTGGATTTTTGGGAACCAGGGGCTGAGTATCTTCCAGATTGGCGATACAGTTATCAAACCATTAGCTTTTATGGGAAACATCCCGACTTTGGTAGCCCTGATGAACTGCGGCAAATGGTGAATGCTTTTCATAAGTCTGATGTAGCTGTTCTCTTGGATGTGGTTTATAGTCACTATTCGCCTCGGGGGAATAACCCGCCGCGAGAGTTTGCCCCTGCTGGCTTTTCCCAATATGTTTCCCAAGATGGAGGGGAGTTGTATGGTGCCGCTTGGACAGAGTGGGGAACCCGTCGCTTTAATTACACCCCAGAAATTCGGAAAAATTTGATTGATGCGGGATTAGTGAACTTAATTGATTATGGGTTTGATGGCTTACGCATTGATAATGTCAATGGTATTGATGCCCAGCCCTACGGACGGGAGTTCTTAAAAGAATTAACAGCGGCCGTGGATAAATATCGTCCTCAGTCAGTGGTTATTGGCGAGGGGTATTTTGGCGATCCTTACCTGAATCGATCGCGCGATAATGGTGGCGCTGGTTTACTCACGACTTACAGCGATCGCTTTTATCTCTGGTTTACGGAAAATCTACTCAAATATGTGGATGAGATTGACACTCGCAAGCTAGATTATATGCTCTCTGAAGACTGGCCCCTTGCTATGTTGTATTATCCAGGGAATCATGATGAATTTGCTAATCCTGGTAACCCCTTTCAAGCAAGAGGTCGGTATTTAGCTGATGCAATTGATGGGGGAGAACATAACCAGAAGATCCGTTCTTGGTCAGCCTTAACCCTCTTTGCCAGTTCCTACTATTTAGATATGTTCCAACTGTGGACGATGCAGGAAGGAAACCTGAATAGTAACGCCCCTATTAACTGGTCTAAGTTGACAGAAGAGGAAGTGGCGCAAATGGTGCAGTTTCAAGGAGATATGAAACGCTTTTTCCGCGCACAACCAGCGTTTGCTCCCTATAATATGCACCGTAATATGTTGCATTGGGTGGATCATGAAAATAAAGTGGTCACTTTTGAGCGGATTGATTTTGAAACAGGACAACGAGTTTATGCGGTAACGAATTTAGGGGATCATGAAATTGAGAATTATAAAATTCCTGTATTCCCCGAAGATGCGAAATTTGAAGTTGCTCTAGACAGCGATCGCGCAATTTACGGTGGCGAAGAAAATAATCCCAAATTTATCAAAGCCGCCGATCATGAGGTAGAGTTTTCTTTGGATGCTTATGGGGTGGTTGGTTTAGTCCAAGCTGATGGCTATCAACCTGAACCCACTGGAGATATTCCAGCAGAAGAACCCATTGAGCGTCCTCGTTTTGAAAACGACTTCTTCTACAACACGAAATACCGTCCGTAACACATGACTCAAATCCTCTCGAAGGTAACAGGGAGAGGAAGTAAACCCTCTTCCTGGAAAAAAATAATTTTATGTAGCCTTATTGCCTTCTTTTTTGTTTGGAGTCAGCCCGCTTTTGCTGATTCCAATTCCGCGCTAAATTGGGTAGGCAATATGTTTCCCTCAGGCAATTCCAATATTATTCTGCCGAAAGGGGAATCTTTTAGTGTTTACACCCAAGTCTATAAAAAGGGAGTGACTCCTTCTTACCGACAAAGCAATAATATTGCTTGCACACTTTACTGGGGGGAAGTAAAGCGTTTTGGTGGCAATTGGCAAAACGTTACTACTACTCCCATGTCTTATATTGGCGATACCAATCAAAATGATGAGTATCGTGCAATAATTAGCCCTAATACGGGGTTATATGAATACACCACACGCTGTATTGAAGAAGATACTGGAAGTGTGCGCTGGCAAAGTGGCGGCAATGGTCGTCTAACCGTTAGTCCAGTTCCCAATGCTCCAGAACAAAGACAGGCGCTGTGGATTAACCAAAATAACATTGCTTGGAATCAAAGCGCAGGGGTAACTTATGAGCTTCATTATGCCCCCAGTGGTGATGTACGAGTGCCAGTTCGCAGTGGGGAAGGAATTACTCTCCGAGAAAAAGGACAATTCCTTTGGGATGAATATCCGAAATTTCCCAATATTGGTGGTTATGATCGTTGGCAAATTCCGTCGGCGGCTAAACCTCTGATTCCAGCCATTTTGAAAAGTGAAACCGCGATCGCGGCTTATGATGAAAATGGCAAACTCATTGATGCCACAGGGCTTCAACTGCAAGGCGTTCTCGATGATCTTTATAGCTATAGTGGCGATCTTGGGGTAATTTATAATTTCGGTACGCCAACGCTGAAACTGTGGGCTCCCACAGCTAAATCTGTTACTCTCCATCGGTATGAGGATCCCAATCCTAATACAACTGCCTATACTCACGAAATGCAGTTTGATCCAGAAACAGGAGTTTGGACAGTGATCGGCGATCGCAGTTGGGATCGGCAGTATTATCTCTATGAGGTGGAAGTTTATGTTCCCTGTACTGGAAAATTTGAGAAAACCTTTGTCACAGATCCCTACTCGGTGAATCTATCTGAAGATAGTCGCCTCAGTCAGATGGTGGACTTGTATGAAGACCCCAGATTAAAGCCTGAAGGCTGGGATCAGATTAGTAAATCTCCTCTAACTGCCCCTGAAGACATGGCAATTTATGAGGTTCATGTTCGAGACTTTAGCCGCAATGATGCCAAAGTGCCAGAGCGCGATCGGGGGACGTTTAACGCCTTTACCTATAACGGAAAAAATGGCAAACCTCTCTCCAACGGCATGAGTCATCTCAATGATCTCGCCGAAGCTGGATTAACCCATATCCATCTTTTACCTTCATTTGATTTTGCCTCCGTTGAAGAAAATCCCCAAGCGCGAATTAACCCCAATCCTGATATTCTTGCTAGCTTTGCCCGCGACTCAGTACAGCAACAAGCCATTATTGGCTCAACTCGCGGAAACGATAGCTTTAATTGGGGCTATGATCCCTATCATTACGGCGTTCCCGAAGGCAGTTATGCCACTGCCCAAGATGATGCCACACGCATCCTTGAATTTCGCAAAATGGTGCAAGCCCTTAACGAAAGCGACCTAAAAGTGGTGATGGATGTGGTGTATAACCATACCTTTGCCAATGGGCTTTATACCCAAGCTGTTCTCGATAAAGTAGTTCCTGGCTATTACCATCGCTATAACAACGAAGGCTATCAAGTTAACTCTAGCTGTTGTGCTGACACCGCTACCGAGTTTGACATGATGGAAAAACTCATGGTGGACACGATTAAGCGTTGGATTAAAGCCTATAAAGTGGATGGCTTTCGCTTTGACCTGATGAACC
This window of the Euhalothece natronophila Z-M001 genome carries:
- a CDS encoding alpha amylase C-terminal domain-containing protein, with amino-acid sequence MDFISLWLAYQLSVVSPSSDLATDSSKEEVQFVFNVSSTQDNQADSTGKTIKFNLSPEGESIEEGVVDAARSLQLAFESDGSGSFWSGFFNTLKQGVLRVIEAVQQLIINVQESVQPSSSSEETTVKEIIPKESYALRYLGIEDINRLTGLSATEINDFAPMEKKPVVSPDVKSLHLASVEKLEKEPEKDIFDPQVGTKFHEDGSVTLRVLVGNDFERLHVIGDFNNWGDTDNLAAYTLQPTEQNPHVHAVTLPPNDYHKKQYRLVDQDGEQRVDLGATLLSTPAFNERFYEDQKSHELNSVFWNPTPIPEEERAPTLDLRGKQLTIAETDVLSLAMKWQCQNPDSDFYGDTGEEHIPRLYNFVRECGLPEAMAKLGYNTVEFMPLDTHVDFWEPGAEYLPDWRYSYQTISFYGKHPDFGSPDELRQMVNAFHKSDVAVLLDVVYSHYSPRGNNPPREFAPAGFSQYVSQDGGELYGAAWTEWGTRRFNYTPEIRKNLIDAGLVNLIDYGFDGLRIDNVNGIDAQPYGREFLKELTAAVDKYRPQSVVIGEGYFGDPYLNRSRDNGGAGLLTTYSDRFYLWFTENLLKYVDEIDTRKLDYMLSEDWPLAMLYYPGNHDEFANPGNPFQARGRYLADAIDGGEHNQKIRSWSALTLFASSYYLDMFQLWTMQEGNLNSNAPINWSKLTEEEVAQMVQFQGDMKRFFRAQPAFAPYNMHRNMLHWVDHENKVVTFERIDFETGQRVYAVTNLGDHEIENYKIPVFPEDAKFEVALDSDRAIYGGEENNPKFIKAADHEVEFSLDAYGVVGLVQADGYQPEPTGDIPAEEPIERPRFENDFFYNTKYRP
- the pulA gene encoding pullulanase-type alpha-1,6-glucosidase, with the translated sequence MTQILSKVTGRGSKPSSWKKIILCSLIAFFFVWSQPAFADSNSALNWVGNMFPSGNSNIILPKGESFSVYTQVYKKGVTPSYRQSNNIACTLYWGEVKRFGGNWQNVTTTPMSYIGDTNQNDEYRAIISPNTGLYEYTTRCIEEDTGSVRWQSGGNGRLTVSPVPNAPEQRQALWINQNNIAWNQSAGVTYELHYAPSGDVRVPVRSGEGITLREKGQFLWDEYPKFPNIGGYDRWQIPSAAKPLIPAILKSETAIAAYDENGKLIDATGLQLQGVLDDLYSYSGDLGVIYNFGTPTLKLWAPTAKSVTLHRYEDPNPNTTAYTHEMQFDPETGVWTVIGDRSWDRQYYLYEVEVYVPCTGKFEKTFVTDPYSVNLSEDSRLSQMVDLYEDPRLKPEGWDQISKSPLTAPEDMAIYEVHVRDFSRNDAKVPERDRGTFNAFTYNGKNGKPLSNGMSHLNDLAEAGLTHIHLLPSFDFASVEENPQARINPNPDILASFARDSVQQQAIIGSTRGNDSFNWGYDPYHYGVPEGSYATAQDDATRILEFRKMVQALNESDLKVVMDVVYNHTFANGLYTQAVLDKVVPGYYHRYNNEGYQVNSSCCADTATEFDMMEKLMVDTIKRWIKAYKVDGFRFDLMNLHTVDNMVELRDTISRMTPTQDGVDGSNIYLYGEGWDFGSAKGKGLHHANQYNMAGTGIGTFNDKIRDAVHGGYSTNPEEIHRQGFINGQSYDWNGYFYNDRFRNNLRTTTDKLRINLAGSLQDFHIIDKNNNEVSGLELDGTGYVKDPQETVNYISKHDNETLFDLNMFKLPLGHSGSAVTSMKERVRAQNLGLSLVGLSQGIPFFHLGSDMLRSKSLDHNSYDSGDWFNRVDFTYTKSNFGVGLPPAWNNQERWEIMAPLLRNSKFDPTEEHILDNVSHFQDVLKIRRSSPLFRLRTKEEIEQRVQFHNMGKDQKDALIAMSISDTVGDNLDPNYNQIAVFFNADKFQKKITIPEFAGSKMVLHPVQSNSRDNVVKRSQFDLETGQFEIPPRTAAVFVNPE